One genomic segment of Shinella zoogloeoides includes these proteins:
- a CDS encoding FadR/GntR family transcriptional regulator, producing MTANPTDTSAVQGRTLVAKVAEDIRAQIAKGRFKSGDRLPSEAQLTQEFGVSRTVVREAIAALRSDELVEARQGVGVFVLEPPARTRRVFQNADLARVSSLIEMLELRTAVEGDAAGLAALRRSPGQEEKIFEAFDAFRTSAEKGEPTAETDFAFHLAIAEATNNPRFAEFLHALGPAVIPRRAVAADGEETVLPNADMRRIVAEHEAILAAIQNGDEDGARAAMRSHLKNSQTRYRSILRAPR from the coding sequence ATGACAGCCAATCCCACCGACACCAGCGCAGTGCAAGGCAGGACCCTCGTGGCGAAAGTCGCCGAGGATATCCGCGCGCAAATCGCCAAGGGCCGCTTCAAATCCGGCGACCGTCTGCCCTCGGAGGCGCAACTGACGCAGGAATTCGGCGTCAGCCGCACCGTGGTGCGCGAGGCCATCGCCGCGCTCCGGTCCGACGAGCTGGTCGAGGCGCGGCAGGGCGTCGGCGTCTTCGTGCTGGAGCCGCCCGCCCGGACGCGGCGCGTGTTCCAGAACGCCGACCTTGCCCGCGTCTCCTCGCTGATCGAGATGCTGGAACTGCGCACCGCCGTCGAGGGCGACGCGGCGGGCCTTGCGGCCCTTCGCCGCTCGCCGGGGCAGGAGGAGAAGATCTTCGAGGCCTTCGACGCCTTCCGCACCAGCGCCGAGAAGGGCGAGCCGACCGCCGAGACCGACTTCGCCTTCCACCTCGCCATCGCCGAGGCCACCAACAATCCCCGCTTCGCCGAATTCCTGCACGCCCTCGGCCCGGCCGTCATTCCCCGCCGCGCGGTGGCCGCCGACGGCGAGGAGACCGTGCTGCCGAACGCCGACATGCGCCGCATCGTCGCCGAGCACGAAGCCATCCTCGCGGCCATCCAGAACGGCGACGAGGACGGCGCACGCGCCGCCATGCGCAGCCACCTGAAGAACAGCCAGACCCGCTACCGCTCCATCCTGCGTGCGCCGCGATAG
- a CDS encoding NAD-dependent epimerase/dehydratase family protein, producing the protein MKRLLITGAAGALGRALKPRLAPLAETLRLADIVPLAPAGAHEEHVTCDLADAAAVDAMVEGCDGIVHLGGISVERPFAQILGGNIVGLYNLYEAARAHGLPRIVFASSNHTIGYYPQTERLGPDAPYRPDGLYGVSKCFGEALARMYFEKFGQETALVRIGSCTPEPTNHRMLSTWFSEDDFAGLIAAAFRAPVLGCPVVWGASANDAGWWDNSHLGWLGWTPKDNAEDFRAKVEAAGPPPRADEAMARYQGGGFVDNPIFKE; encoded by the coding sequence ATGAAGCGCCTTCTCATCACCGGCGCGGCCGGCGCGCTCGGCCGCGCGCTGAAGCCCCGCCTCGCGCCGCTGGCCGAGACGCTGCGGCTGGCCGATATCGTACCGCTTGCGCCGGCCGGTGCTCATGAGGAACATGTGACCTGCGATCTCGCCGACGCCGCGGCCGTCGACGCCATGGTGGAGGGATGCGACGGCATCGTGCACCTCGGCGGCATCTCCGTGGAGCGGCCCTTCGCGCAGATCCTCGGCGGCAATATCGTCGGCCTCTACAATCTCTACGAGGCGGCGCGGGCGCACGGCCTGCCGCGCATCGTCTTCGCCAGCTCCAACCACACGATCGGCTACTATCCGCAGACCGAGCGGCTCGGGCCGGACGCGCCCTACCGGCCGGACGGGCTTTACGGCGTGTCGAAATGTTTCGGCGAGGCGCTGGCGCGCATGTATTTCGAAAAATTCGGGCAGGAGACGGCACTGGTGCGCATTGGCTCCTGCACGCCGGAGCCGACCAACCACCGCATGCTCTCCACCTGGTTCTCCGAGGACGACTTCGCCGGGCTGATCGCGGCCGCCTTCCGCGCCCCCGTCCTCGGCTGCCCGGTCGTCTGGGGCGCATCGGCCAATGACGCCGGCTGGTGGGACAACAGCCATCTCGGCTGGCTCGGCTGGACGCCGAAGGACAATGCGGAGGACTTTCGCGCCAAGGTGGAGGCCGCGGGGCCGCCGCCCCGCGCCGACGAGGCGATGGCCCGCTATCAGGGCGGCGGCTTCGTCGACAATCCGATCTTCAAGGAATAG
- the kduI gene encoding 5-dehydro-4-deoxy-D-glucuronate isomerase, which yields MLTVETRQAIHPEHARTLDTAGLRRHFLAADMFRPGEIRLIYTHYDRFVMGAAVPDGAALTLDRVEETKTPSFLDRREMGIVNVGAAGTVTAGGKTYALARGDVLYLGAGTGAVSFAGRGRFYIVSCPAHRSLPARLVTIADSKEVRLGAAETSNKRTINQFIHPLVMESCQLVLGYTTLEDGSVWNTIPSHVHDRRMEAYLYFGMDEAARVLHLMGEPQETRHLFIANEEGALSPPWSIHSGAGIGSYTFIWAMAGDNVDYTDMDFIQPADLR from the coding sequence ATGCTGACCGTCGAAACCCGGCAGGCTATCCACCCGGAGCATGCGCGCACGCTCGATACGGCGGGCCTGCGCCGGCATTTCCTGGCCGCCGACATGTTCCGCCCCGGCGAGATCCGGCTGATCTACACGCATTACGACCGTTTCGTCATGGGCGCGGCGGTGCCGGACGGCGCGGCGCTGACGCTCGACCGGGTGGAGGAGACGAAGACCCCTTCCTTCCTCGACCGGCGCGAAATGGGGATCGTCAATGTCGGCGCGGCCGGCACGGTGACGGCGGGCGGCAAGACCTATGCGCTGGCGCGCGGCGACGTGCTCTATCTCGGCGCGGGCACCGGCGCGGTCAGCTTCGCAGGCCGGGGCCGCTTCTACATCGTCTCCTGCCCGGCCCACCGCAGCCTGCCGGCGCGCCTTGTGACGATCGCCGACAGCAAGGAAGTCAGGCTCGGCGCGGCCGAGACCTCCAACAAGCGCACCATCAACCAGTTCATCCATCCGCTCGTCATGGAGAGCTGCCAGCTCGTGCTCGGCTATACGACGCTGGAGGACGGCTCGGTATGGAACACCATTCCCTCCCACGTGCATGACCGGCGCATGGAGGCCTATCTCTATTTCGGCATGGACGAGGCCGCCCGCGTGCTGCACCTGATGGGCGAGCCGCAGGAGACGCGCCACCTCTTCATCGCCAATGAGGAGGGTGCCCTTTCGCCGCCCTGGTCGATCCATTCGGGCGCGGGCATCGGCTCCTATACGTTCATCTGGGCGATGGCCGGCGACAATGTCGACTATACCGACATGGACTTCATCCAGCCGGCGGACCTGAGATGA
- the kduD gene encoding 2-dehydro-3-deoxy-D-gluconate 5-dehydrogenase KduD — MRNSFSLEGHKALVTGANTGLGQAVAIGLAAAGAEVVCAARRAPDETLARIVEAGGTASALALDFADPMAASGVFAGAGFDVLVNNAGIIRRADAVDFSEEDWDAVMDVNLKALFFTTQAFARERLAKGAPGKVINIASLLSFQGGIRVPSYTAAKHGVVGITKLLANEWAAWGINVNAIAPGYIETSNTEALRADADRSRAIIERIPAGRWGRPEDIAGAAVFLASAAAGYIHGAVLNVDGGWLAR; from the coding sequence ATGAGAAATTCCTTTTCCCTTGAAGGACATAAGGCGCTCGTCACCGGCGCCAATACCGGCCTCGGGCAGGCCGTCGCCATCGGCCTTGCGGCCGCCGGAGCTGAGGTCGTCTGCGCCGCCCGCCGCGCACCGGACGAGACGCTCGCGCGGATCGTCGAGGCCGGCGGAACGGCAAGCGCGCTGGCGCTCGATTTTGCCGATCCCATGGCGGCGTCCGGCGTCTTCGCCGGCGCGGGTTTCGATGTTCTCGTCAACAATGCAGGCATCATCCGCCGCGCCGATGCGGTCGATTTTTCGGAAGAGGACTGGGATGCGGTGATGGACGTCAACCTCAAGGCGCTGTTCTTCACCACGCAGGCCTTCGCCCGCGAGCGGCTGGCCAAGGGCGCGCCCGGCAAGGTGATCAACATCGCCTCGCTGCTCTCCTTCCAGGGCGGCATTCGCGTGCCCTCCTATACGGCGGCCAAGCATGGCGTGGTCGGCATCACCAAGCTGCTCGCCAACGAATGGGCGGCGTGGGGCATCAACGTCAACGCCATCGCGCCCGGTTATATCGAGACCAGCAATACCGAGGCGCTGAGGGCGGATGCCGATCGCAGCCGCGCCATCATCGAGCGCATCCCTGCCGGCCGCTGGGGCCGGCCGGAGGATATCGCGGGCGCGGCCGTGTTCCTCGCCTCGGCGGCGGCGGGCTATATCCATGGCGCGGTGCTGAATGTCGATGGCGGCTGGCTGGCGCGATAG
- the kdgD gene encoding 5-dehydro-4-deoxyglucarate dehydratase, with the protein MTPEQIKAALGSGLLSFPVTHFDAEGRFAPESYKAHVEWLAGYKAPVLFAAGGTGEFFSLKPGEIPGIVAAAKEVSGQTAIVSGCGYGTEIAVDIARSVETVGADGILLLPHYLIDAPQEGLHAHIKKVCQSVGIGVMVYNRDNSVLQADTLARLCDECPNLIGFKDGTGDIALVRQITAKMGDRLMYLGGMPTAELFAEAYLGAGFTTYSSAVFNFVPGLANEFYAALRAGERATCERILTDFFYPFMAIRNRAKGYAVSAVKAGVRLQGFAAGPVRAPLKDLSDEELAMLDALIGSHKRKV; encoded by the coding sequence ATGACCCCCGAACAGATCAAGGCCGCGCTCGGCTCCGGCCTTCTTTCCTTCCCGGTCACGCATTTCGATGCAGAGGGCCGTTTCGCACCGGAGAGCTACAAGGCGCATGTGGAATGGCTTGCCGGCTATAAGGCGCCGGTGCTGTTCGCGGCCGGCGGCACGGGCGAGTTCTTCTCGCTGAAGCCGGGCGAGATTCCCGGCATCGTCGCCGCCGCCAAGGAGGTTTCGGGCCAGACCGCCATCGTCTCGGGCTGCGGCTATGGCACTGAGATCGCGGTCGATATCGCCCGCTCTGTGGAAACGGTCGGCGCGGACGGCATCCTGCTCCTGCCGCATTACCTGATCGATGCGCCGCAGGAAGGTCTTCATGCCCATATCAAGAAGGTCTGCCAGTCGGTCGGCATCGGCGTCATGGTCTATAACCGCGACAACTCCGTGCTGCAGGCCGATACGCTGGCGCGCCTTTGCGACGAATGCCCGAACCTCATCGGCTTCAAGGACGGCACCGGCGATATCGCCCTCGTGCGCCAGATCACCGCGAAGATGGGCGACCGGCTGATGTATCTCGGCGGCATGCCGACGGCCGAGCTTTTCGCCGAAGCCTATCTCGGCGCCGGCTTCACCACCTATTCCTCTGCCGTGTTCAATTTTGTGCCGGGCCTTGCCAATGAATTCTACGCCGCGCTGCGCGCTGGCGAGCGGGCCACCTGCGAACGCATCCTGACGGATTTCTTCTATCCGTTCATGGCGATCCGCAACCGCGCCAAGGGCTATGCCGTCTCGGCGGTGAAGGCCGGCGTGCGGCTGCAGGGCTTTGCCGCCGGCCCCGTGCGCGCGCCGCTGAAGGACCTGTCGGACGAGGAGCTTGCCATGCTTGACGCGCTGATCGGATCGCACAAGCGTAAAGTATAA
- a CDS encoding mandelate racemase/muconate lactonizing enzyme family protein, giving the protein MKIVAVRTHLLEHRLETPFESASMRFDRRAHVLVEIECDDGTVGWGECLGRARPNAAVVAAYAGFLIGKDPRETEKLWATLYNALRDQGQRGLAVTALSGIDIALWDIKGKHYGASVSMLLGGRWRESVRAYATGSFKRDGVDRIADNAAEMAERRAQGFHACKIKIGFGVEEDLRVVRAVREAIGPDMRLMIDANHGYTVPEAIRLGKAAAECDIDWFEEPVVPEQLSAYREVRAGQPIPVAGGETWHTRWGMWPAIETRAVDILQPDLCGCGGFSETAKIAGLATLHGIRVVPHVWGTGVQIAAALQFMAAMVPDPVRVAPVEPILEFDRTHNPFRQAVLKTPIEAVGGVVAVPDGPGLGIEIDRAALAEFRMPEA; this is encoded by the coding sequence ATGAAGATCGTCGCCGTTCGCACCCATCTGCTCGAACATCGCCTGGAAACGCCTTTCGAAAGCGCCTCCATGCGCTTCGACCGGCGGGCGCATGTGCTGGTCGAGATCGAATGCGACGACGGCACCGTGGGCTGGGGCGAATGCCTCGGCCGGGCGCGGCCCAATGCGGCCGTGGTCGCGGCCTATGCCGGCTTCCTGATCGGCAAGGACCCGCGCGAGACGGAAAAGCTCTGGGCCACCCTCTACAACGCCCTGCGCGACCAGGGGCAGCGCGGCCTTGCCGTCACCGCGCTGTCCGGCATCGACATCGCGCTCTGGGACATCAAGGGCAAGCATTACGGGGCGTCCGTCTCCATGCTTCTCGGCGGGCGCTGGCGCGAGAGCGTGCGTGCCTATGCCACCGGCAGCTTCAAGCGCGACGGCGTCGACCGCATCGCCGACAATGCCGCCGAGATGGCGGAGCGGCGGGCGCAGGGCTTCCATGCCTGCAAGATCAAGATCGGCTTCGGCGTGGAGGAGGACCTGCGTGTCGTCCGCGCCGTGCGCGAGGCCATCGGGCCGGACATGCGGCTGATGATCGACGCCAACCACGGCTATACGGTGCCGGAGGCGATCCGCCTCGGCAAGGCGGCGGCGGAATGCGATATCGACTGGTTCGAGGAGCCGGTGGTGCCCGAGCAGCTTTCCGCCTATCGCGAGGTGCGCGCCGGCCAGCCGATCCCCGTCGCCGGCGGCGAGACCTGGCATACCCGCTGGGGCATGTGGCCGGCCATCGAGACCCGCGCCGTCGACATCCTCCAGCCGGACCTGTGCGGCTGCGGCGGCTTTTCCGAGACGGCGAAGATCGCCGGCCTTGCCACGCTGCACGGCATCCGCGTCGTGCCGCATGTCTGGGGCACCGGCGTGCAGATCGCCGCCGCGTTGCAGTTCATGGCGGCGATGGTGCCCGATCCGGTGCGCGTCGCGCCGGTCGAGCCGATCCTGGAATTCGACCGCACGCACAATCCCTTCCGCCAGGCCGTGCTGAAAACGCCGATTGAGGCGGTTGGCGGCGTGGTGGCGGTCCCGGACGGTCCCGGCCTCGGCATCGAGATCGACCGGGCGGCGCTGGCCGAGTTCCGCATGCCGGAGGCGTGA
- a CDS encoding amidohydrolase family protein, translating to MLERKLSGAPPEPRLPRGAVDTQMHAYLPAYPALPGGPGLPPEPLPQPADYRKVMDWLGIDRVIVTQGNAHQRDNANTLACVAALGPAARAVVVIDGATDDAEMARLAAAGAVGARIMDLPGGAVTLAGLAAVEARAHAAGWMIAVQFDGNTLLERLPQLQAIRARWVFDHHGKFFRGVSPDGPEVAALLKLIDRGNVWFKFAGVYESSREGWPHGDVAAVSRRIAAHAPERIVWGTNWPHNMVRETAAYPDDARLADLTLGWLPDAAARALALVDNPQALYGLPAVCGP from the coding sequence ATGCTGGAACGCAAGCTTTCCGGCGCGCCGCCCGAACCCCGCCTGCCGCGGGGCGCGGTGGACACGCAGATGCATGCCTATCTTCCCGCCTATCCCGCTCTGCCGGGCGGGCCGGGCCTGCCGCCCGAGCCGCTGCCCCAGCCGGCCGATTACCGCAAGGTCATGGACTGGCTCGGCATCGACCGGGTGATCGTCACGCAGGGCAACGCCCACCAGCGCGACAACGCCAATACGCTCGCCTGCGTCGCCGCGCTCGGCCCGGCGGCCCGCGCTGTCGTCGTCATCGACGGGGCGACGGACGATGCGGAGATGGCGCGCCTTGCCGCCGCCGGCGCCGTCGGCGCGCGCATCATGGATCTGCCGGGCGGGGCCGTCACGCTCGCCGGGCTTGCCGCCGTCGAGGCTCGCGCCCATGCGGCGGGCTGGATGATCGCCGTGCAGTTCGACGGCAACACGCTGCTGGAGCGCCTGCCGCAGCTTCAGGCCATCCGCGCGCGCTGGGTTTTCGACCATCACGGAAAATTCTTCCGCGGCGTCTCGCCGGATGGGCCGGAGGTCGCCGCACTGCTGAAGCTCATCGACCGCGGCAATGTCTGGTTCAAGTTCGCCGGCGTCTATGAAAGTTCGCGCGAGGGCTGGCCCCATGGCGATGTCGCCGCCGTCTCCCGCCGCATCGCCGCGCACGCTCCCGAGCGCATCGTCTGGGGCACCAACTGGCCGCATAACATGGTCCGCGAGACCGCCGCCTATCCCGACGACGCCCGCCTTGCCGACCTCACGCTCGGCTGGCTGCCCGATGCGGCGGCCCGCGCGCTCGCCCTCGTCGACAACCCGCAGGCGCTCTACGGCCTGCCGGCCGTTTGCGGGCCATGA
- a CDS encoding helix-turn-helix domain-containing protein codes for MDEIEGGILSSIPPAALTLNLTRAAIRMEHSQTWRIDKVNPVDDLVICLEGRSHYLIDGEPRTMEPGEAMLILRGQRFVGWNEGAQTYLGVAQHFTLDIYGRHDLIAQMALSPKVRLTRWPLLEPLARHYRQSAPPSSVTLGQHHLFMVLLIAFIEDAFLGWRDHAAYQPEGADAIDLAVMKAATMISANPLDADIAARAVEASPYNPDYFLREFQKRVGRTPRKYQELKRMERAMHFLEAGLTVSAAGAEVGYADAYYFSRMFKRTLGLSPRDHVERVRQSRHGGLMELDEPEQQKRLATARAAD; via the coding sequence ATGGACGAAATCGAAGGTGGCATCCTCTCCTCCATCCCGCCGGCGGCGCTGACCCTCAATCTCACCCGCGCCGCCATCCGCATGGAGCATTCGCAGACTTGGCGGATCGACAAGGTGAACCCGGTGGACGACCTCGTGATCTGCCTGGAAGGGCGCAGCCATTACCTCATCGACGGCGAGCCGCGCACGATGGAGCCGGGCGAGGCGATGCTGATCCTGCGCGGCCAGCGCTTCGTCGGCTGGAACGAGGGGGCGCAGACCTATCTCGGCGTGGCGCAGCATTTCACGCTCGATATCTACGGCCGGCACGACCTCATCGCCCAGATGGCGCTGTCGCCGAAGGTGCGGCTCACGCGCTGGCCGCTGCTGGAGCCGCTCGCCCGCCACTACCGCCAGAGCGCCCCGCCCTCCTCCGTCACGCTCGGCCAGCATCACCTCTTCATGGTGCTGCTGATCGCCTTCATCGAGGATGCGTTCCTCGGCTGGCGCGACCATGCGGCCTACCAGCCGGAGGGTGCCGACGCCATCGACCTTGCCGTGATGAAGGCGGCGACGATGATCTCGGCCAATCCGCTCGACGCGGATATCGCCGCCCGGGCGGTCGAGGCCTCGCCCTACAATCCCGACTATTTCCTGCGCGAGTTCCAGAAGCGCGTCGGCCGCACACCGCGCAAGTACCAGGAGTTGAAGCGCATGGAGCGGGCGATGCATTTTCTGGAAGCGGGCCTTACGGTCTCCGCGGCGGGCGCGGAGGTCGGCTATGCGGACGCCTATTATTTCTCGCGCATGTTCAAGCGCACGCTTGGGCTCAGCCCGCGCGACCATGTGGAGCGCGTGCGGCAGAGCCGGCATGGCGGCCTGATGGAGCTGGACGAGCCGGAGCAGCAGAAGCGCCTTGCGACCGCCCGCGCGGCGGACTGA
- a CDS encoding carbohydrate ABC transporter permease — MKGQRFLGLGYLTPYIVGLLVFTAIPFVGSFYLSFTSYDLMSEPRWSGLANYVKLFTRDRTFLKSLNVTLLYVFLTVPLKLAFALFIAAILNYRLKFIGFFRTAFYVPSILGGSIAIAVLWRYIFATEGLANMALATLGFGPVDWFGDPGNALFTITLLRCWQFGSAMVIFLAALQSIDKSLYEAAAIDGAGKTRTFFFITLPLLTPVIFFNLIMQMVQAFQEFNGPYIITQGGPLKATYLLPLYIYDEAFKKFNMGYASAIAWVLFVIITALTLVAFWSSKKWVYYAGDKRS; from the coding sequence GTGAAGGGGCAGCGTTTTCTCGGTCTGGGCTACCTGACGCCCTATATCGTCGGCCTTCTGGTCTTCACCGCCATTCCGTTCGTCGGCTCGTTCTACCTGAGCTTCACGAGCTACGACCTGATGAGCGAGCCGCGCTGGAGCGGCCTTGCCAATTACGTGAAGCTTTTCACGCGCGACCGCACCTTCCTGAAGTCGCTGAACGTGACGCTGCTCTACGTCTTCCTGACGGTGCCGCTGAAGCTCGCCTTCGCGCTCTTCATCGCGGCGATCCTCAATTACCGGCTGAAGTTCATCGGCTTCTTCCGCACGGCCTTCTACGTACCGTCGATCCTCGGCGGGTCGATCGCCATCGCCGTGCTCTGGCGCTATATCTTCGCGACCGAGGGGCTTGCCAACATGGCCCTCGCCACGCTCGGCTTCGGACCGGTCGACTGGTTCGGCGATCCGGGCAATGCGCTCTTCACGATCACCCTGCTGCGCTGCTGGCAGTTCGGCTCGGCCATGGTGATCTTCCTCGCCGCGCTGCAGTCCATCGACAAGTCGCTCTACGAGGCGGCGGCCATCGACGGGGCGGGCAAGACGCGCACCTTCTTCTTCATCACCCTGCCGCTTCTGACGCCGGTGATCTTCTTCAACCTGATCATGCAGATGGTCCAGGCGTTCCAGGAGTTCAACGGCCCCTACATCATCACCCAGGGCGGGCCGCTGAAGGCGACCTATCTTCTGCCGCTCTACATCTATGACGAGGCCTTCAAGAAGTTCAACATGGGCTACGCCTCCGCCATCGCCTGGGTGCTCTTCGTCATCATCACCGCGCTGACCCTCGTCGCCTTCTGGTCGTCGAAGAAGTGGGTCTACTACGCCGGCGACAAGAGGAGCTGA
- a CDS encoding carbohydrate ABC transporter permease translates to MTMTVTDLDAFNERQAARRARLNLLSTAIRYVMLFAVGFVMLYPLIWLVGASFKTNSEIFSGAGFLPRNPTLDGYIKGWQTSTPYTFGRFFWNSFLIILPKVIGTAISCTMAAYAFARFDFPLKKLLFGSVIAILLLPNVVTRIPQYLLFRDLGWLDSFLPLWVPSALAGDAFFVFMLVQFLRSLPSDMEEAARVDGANSLQTLVYIVVPMLAPALISVCLFQFMWTMNDFLGPLIYLSSVDKYPVSLALKLSIDTTEAFEWNRILAMSVLTIAPALIVFFAAQRYFIEGISSGGIKG, encoded by the coding sequence ATGACCATGACAGTGACCGACCTTGATGCCTTCAACGAGCGGCAGGCCGCCCGCCGCGCAAGGCTGAACCTTCTCTCGACGGCGATCCGCTACGTGATGCTCTTCGCCGTCGGATTCGTGATGCTCTATCCGCTGATCTGGCTGGTGGGCGCGAGCTTCAAGACCAATTCGGAGATCTTCTCCGGCGCGGGCTTCCTGCCGCGCAACCCGACCCTCGACGGCTATATCAAGGGTTGGCAGACGTCGACGCCCTACACGTTCGGCCGGTTCTTCTGGAACTCGTTCCTGATCATCCTGCCGAAGGTGATCGGCACGGCGATCTCCTGCACGATGGCGGCCTATGCCTTCGCGCGCTTCGATTTCCCGCTGAAGAAGCTGCTCTTCGGCTCGGTCATCGCGATCCTGCTGCTGCCGAACGTCGTGACGCGCATTCCGCAGTACCTCCTCTTCCGCGACCTCGGCTGGCTGGACAGCTTCCTGCCGCTCTGGGTGCCTTCGGCGCTGGCGGGCGACGCCTTCTTCGTCTTCATGCTGGTGCAGTTCCTGCGCTCGCTGCCGTCGGATATGGAGGAGGCGGCGCGCGTCGACGGGGCCAACAGCCTGCAGACGCTCGTCTATATCGTCGTGCCCATGCTGGCCCCGGCGCTGATCTCGGTCTGCCTGTTCCAGTTCATGTGGACGATGAACGACTTCCTCGGGCCGCTCATCTACCTCTCGTCCGTCGACAAATATCCCGTGAGCCTCGCGCTCAAGCTTTCCATCGACACGACCGAAGCCTTCGAATGGAACCGCATTCTCGCAATGTCGGTGCTCACGATCGCCCCCGCGCTGATCGTCTTCTTCGCTGCGCAACGGTACTTCATTGAAGGGATCTCCTCCGGGGGGATCAAGGGCTGA
- a CDS encoding ABC transporter ATP-binding protein, translating into MAKVQLKNLEKVYGNSFKAVHGIDLDIEDGEFMVFVGPSGCAKSTTLRMVAGLEEITGGEILIGDRRVNDLPPAKRSIAMVFQNYALYPHMKVRGNLAFGLKIAGKRKDEIDAAIDHVARILEIEPLLDRLPKQLSGGQAQRVALGRALIKKPGVFLFDEPLSNLDAKLRASMRVRITDLHRQLKGEGLSSTVIYVTHDQTEAMTMGDRICVMQAGRIMQVAAPKELYNRPANLFVAGFIGSPEMNLIDVAVEGGDFIVAGQRLPLGPHLEGRLSARPKEAVLGIRPQHLSLVGEGPAFEATLTNAEFMGHEVYLHAELGGRKLVSVVGAAEFDALGGAQTIRLRPDPDKMHVFDKADGRNVSL; encoded by the coding sequence ATGGCTAAGGTTCAACTGAAAAATCTCGAAAAAGTCTACGGCAACAGCTTCAAGGCCGTGCATGGCATCGACCTCGACATCGAGGACGGCGAGTTCATGGTGTTCGTCGGCCCGTCCGGCTGCGCCAAGTCCACGACGCTGCGCATGGTGGCGGGGCTGGAGGAGATCACCGGCGGGGAAATCCTCATCGGCGACCGGCGCGTCAACGACCTGCCGCCCGCCAAGCGCTCGATCGCCATGGTGTTCCAGAACTACGCGCTCTACCCGCATATGAAGGTGCGCGGCAACCTCGCCTTCGGTCTCAAGATCGCCGGCAAGCGCAAGGACGAGATCGACGCGGCCATCGACCACGTCGCCCGCATCCTGGAGATCGAGCCGCTGCTGGACCGTCTTCCCAAGCAGCTCTCGGGCGGCCAGGCCCAGCGCGTGGCGCTCGGCCGCGCGCTCATCAAGAAGCCGGGCGTCTTCCTTTTCGACGAGCCGCTCTCCAACCTCGACGCCAAGCTGCGCGCCTCCATGCGCGTGCGCATCACCGACCTGCACCGCCAGTTGAAGGGCGAGGGCCTTTCCTCGACGGTCATCTACGTGACGCACGACCAGACCGAGGCGATGACCATGGGCGACCGCATCTGCGTCATGCAGGCGGGCCGCATCATGCAGGTCGCCGCGCCCAAGGAACTGTACAACCGCCCCGCCAATCTCTTTGTCGCCGGCTTCATCGGCAGCCCGGAGATGAACCTGATCGACGTGGCGGTGGAGGGCGGCGATTTCATCGTCGCCGGCCAGCGCCTGCCGCTCGGCCCGCATCTGGAGGGCCGGCTTTCGGCGCGGCCGAAGGAGGCCGTGCTCGGCATCCGCCCGCAGCATCTCTCGCTCGTTGGCGAAGGTCCGGCCTTCGAGGCGACGCTCACCAATGCCGAGTTCATGGGCCACGAGGTCTATCTGCATGCCGAGCTGGGCGGCAGGAAACTCGTCAGCGTCGTCGGCGCGGCCGAGTTCGATGCGCTCGGTGGCGCGCAGACCATCCGCCTGCGGCCCGACCCGGACAAGATGCATGTTTTCGACAAGGCCGACGGCCGCAACGTCTCGCTGTGA